The nucleotide window GCATTACTACCGTGCGGGAGAGCGCCGGCTGGCGACAGTGTGTTACCCGCTCAGGCTATGATTTTTCTGGCGTAGAGCGCTGTATGCGGGCGGCCAGAAAGGCTGGCATTCAGATAAGCTGGTCGATCTGCCACTATGGCTTTCCGGCGGAGGCGCTGGTTTCTGAAGCGGTATTTATTCAACGCTTTGGTGATTTTTCCGGTGCTCTGGCCCGTTTTCTCGCGCCGTTTTATGACCGCGCGCCCATCTATTCTCCGATAAATGAGATCTCTTTTACCAGTTGGGCGCTCTCGGTAGGCTTTTTTCCCTTCTCAGATGCTGACTCTCCGCCTGAGGGAATGGCTGTCAAGCGCTTACTGGTCAGGGCCGCCATCGCCGCCTGCGATGCGATCTGGCTCGCGGACCCACGTGCCCGCATCCTGCACTGCGATCCTTTAATTCATATTGTGCCGCCCGACGACGAGCTGCAGGAAATGGCCCGTGCGGAGAGCGATGCTCAGTACCAGGCGTGGGATATGTTGTGCGGTCGTCTTGAACCTGAACTGGGCGGCGCGCCCCGTTATCTGGACCTTATTGGCGCCAATTATTATCACGATAACCAGTGGGAGCTGCTTACCCATCGCCGCCTCTGGTGGCATCTGGGCGATCCCCGCCGCGAACCGCTGCATCTGCTGCTCGGCGCACTTTATCAACGCTATCAGCGCCCCATTCTGCTGGCAGAAACCAGTCATCCCGGAAGCGGCAGAGGTGCCTGGCTGAATCATATTACCGGCGAAATTGCGCACGCTCTGCTGCAGGGAACAGAGCTGCTGGGGATCTGCCTCTATCCGGCGATTGATCGCCATGACTGGGAGAACAGCGATCTCTGGCATCACAGCGGCATATGGGATGTCGCTCCTTTTACTACCGGCCTGTTTACAAGAACCTTAAATCAACCTTATGCAGATGCCATTCTCAATGCCAGAACTTTTCTGCAGCATTTTCAGGGTCATCAGTACCGCATAAGCCGTCACAGCGAGGAGAGAAAAATGACGCCCCCTTTAATGATAGTGTTCAGCCACCTGCGGTGGGATTTTGTTTATCAGCGTCCACAGCATCTTTTAACGCTGCTGGCCCCCCATTTTCGCATTCTCTATGTTGAAGAGCCTGTGTATGAAAAGGGACCTGCCGGGCTACACCTTTCGCAGCCCGCAGCCAATATTACCGTGGCACGTCCCCATACCGAAATGCATTCGCCCGGCTTCAGCGACGAGCAGATAGCGGCCATGCGCCCCCTTATCAGTGAATATTGTGCCGATGAGGAGGCCCCTTATGTCTGGTTTTATACGCCGCTGGCGTTGCCGCTGATGGAGGCTGTCGATCCAGGTTTAATCATCTTCGACTGCATGGACCAGCTCTCCGCTTTCAAAGATGCGCCACGCGAGTTGCTAAGCCGGGAAAAAGAGCTTTTCAGCCGTGCCGATATTATTTTCACCGGCGGGCCGAGTCTTTTTGCCGCTAAAAAATCGCTGCACAGCAATATTCACTGTTTTCCAAGCAGCGTGGATGCCATTCATTTCGAGCAGGCGCTGGACAGAGGTAATGGCCATCCTCTGCAGGAGATGTTGCGGCACCCCAGGCTGGGCTATTACGGCGTTATAGATGAACGTATGGATCTTCCGCTGATAGCCGCTTTAGCGGCGGCGCATCCTGAGTGGGAATTTATTTATGTCGGCCCGGTGGTCAAAATAGATCCCTCTTCCCTGCCGCAAGCCAGCAATATTCACTATTTCGGCCAGCAGCCTTATCAGGCCCTGCCCCAGTTTCTGGCGGACTGGGACGTCTGCCTGATGCCTTTCGCCCTGAATGAATCCACTCAATTTATCAGCCCCACAAAAGTGCTGGAATATATGGCGGCGGAACTGCCGGTCGTCAGCTCAGCGATAAAAGATGTCGATATGCTGTATGGCGATCTTATTTTTATCGCTACGGATACCGCCAGTTTTATCACCGCCTGTGAGCAGGCTTTAGTGATGACGGGGAAAGAAACCCGGATCATGCGGCAGAGAATGCGGGATATTGTCGGCAGAAGTTCCTGGTTAAAAACCGCTGCGCAGATGAAAGATCTGATTGATGAAGCGGCCCGCCCGCAGCCTAAGCAGGCAAATTACCTTTCTGTTGAGGATACTTCGGTGGTGAATCTGTTCCCGATGCAGGAAGAGCGTCCGCTATCGGCAAAATATCTGATTTTGGGTGCGGGTCCTACTGGCCTCAGCGCAGCTTATCATCTCGGCAAAGAGGCGGTATTGCTGGAGCGCAACGAGGCCGTGGGAGGCTGGTGCCGGTCGGTAAACGACCGGGGATTTGTCTTTGATTACGCTGGCCATATTATGTTTTCTGCCGATCCTTATGTGCTGGAGATGTATACCCTTCTGTTAGGTGAAAATCTGCACTGGCAAAACCGTGAAGCCTGGGTCTGGAGCGATGGCGTCTATACCCGTTACCCTTTCCAGGGTGCGTTATATGGATTACCAGCCGCAGTGATTAAAGAGTGCCTGCTGGGCGCCATCGAGGCGCGTTATGGACGCACCGATCTGAAAGCGGTTCGTGATCTGGCGGATAAAGATTGTTGTGCTGATGGCACTGTGTCCGCAGAGGGTGACTGCACGCTGACGGCTGAAGATAAAGAGTGTCCCGATTTCGAGTCGTTTATTTATCGTACGTGGGGCGCCGGCATAGCCAAACATTTCGCCATTCCCTACAACAAAAAGATCTGGAAAGTTCCGCTTACTGAAATGGAGACCTCCTGGCTGGGAGGTCGGGTGCCCTTGCCTGACCTGGCGCAGATTATTGAGGGTGCGCTTGAGCCTTCTGCCAAACCTGTGGGGCCGAATGCCCGCTTTGCCTATCCTCTGCAGGGCGGTTTCCAGGCGTTAATGTCCGGTTTCCTGCCGTTATTGAAAGGGACGTTGAAAACAGGCGCGGAAATTGTCCGCATCCAACCGGCGCAACGCCGAGTGATCCTCTCTGACGGGCAGCGCTATCAGTATGAGTCGTTGATCAGCACGCTACCTTTACCGGAATTAATCAGGATGATGGGAACATTTGCGCCACAGGAGATCAGGGAGGCGGCCGCAGGGCTTAAGTTCACCTCCGTACGTTGCGTAAATCTGGGGATTGGCCGGGCAAATATTACTGATAAGCACTGGGTCTATTATCCTGGCGATACGCTGTTCCATCGTGTCTTTATGCAGGGCAATGCCAGTCCATACTGCAACCCGGAAAATGGGTTTGGCCTGACTTGCGAAATGACCTATACCGAAGACTCGCCGCTGCCTTTAACCGGGGAAGCGCTGAACCAGCGCTGTATAGAGGATTGCATCAGAGTGGGGCTTTTTACCGCTGATGATGAGGTGCTTACCGCCTCCCAGACCGATATTCCCTGCGCCTATGTGATTTATGACCACCAGCGTCAGGCAAACGTGACGAAAATTCGGCAGTGGCTCAGTCAGTACGGCATCACCCTCTCCGGGAGATACAGCGAATGGGAATATTACAATTCCGATCACGCTTTTCTGGCCGGTAAAAAAGCAGCAGAAGCGCTGCTCTCCGCATCGACAAAAACAGGAACCCCCTACTAAACTTGATGTTTTATCGTCAATTCAGTGATGTAGGGGATA belongs to Erwinia pyri and includes:
- a CDS encoding FAD-dependent oxidoreductase; translated protein: MTPFSSFWQAGFEGADHITRQGIPLSMTFTNGHQSQVEEDYFSLAELGITTVRESAGWRQCVTRSGYDFSGVERCMRAARKAGIQISWSICHYGFPAEALVSEAVFIQRFGDFSGALARFLAPFYDRAPIYSPINEISFTSWALSVGFFPFSDADSPPEGMAVKRLLVRAAIAACDAIWLADPRARILHCDPLIHIVPPDDELQEMARAESDAQYQAWDMLCGRLEPELGGAPRYLDLIGANYYHDNQWELLTHRRLWWHLGDPRREPLHLLLGALYQRYQRPILLAETSHPGSGRGAWLNHITGEIAHALLQGTELLGICLYPAIDRHDWENSDLWHHSGIWDVAPFTTGLFTRTLNQPYADAILNARTFLQHFQGHQYRISRHSEERKMTPPLMIVFSHLRWDFVYQRPQHLLTLLAPHFRILYVEEPVYEKGPAGLHLSQPAANITVARPHTEMHSPGFSDEQIAAMRPLISEYCADEEAPYVWFYTPLALPLMEAVDPGLIIFDCMDQLSAFKDAPRELLSREKELFSRADIIFTGGPSLFAAKKSLHSNIHCFPSSVDAIHFEQALDRGNGHPLQEMLRHPRLGYYGVIDERMDLPLIAALAAAHPEWEFIYVGPVVKIDPSSLPQASNIHYFGQQPYQALPQFLADWDVCLMPFALNESTQFISPTKVLEYMAAELPVVSSAIKDVDMLYGDLIFIATDTASFITACEQALVMTGKETRIMRQRMRDIVGRSSWLKTAAQMKDLIDEAARPQPKQANYLSVEDTSVVNLFPMQEERPLSAKYLILGAGPTGLSAAYHLGKEAVLLERNEAVGGWCRSVNDRGFVFDYAGHIMFSADPYVLEMYTLLLGENLHWQNREAWVWSDGVYTRYPFQGALYGLPAAVIKECLLGAIEARYGRTDLKAVRDLADKDCCADGTVSAEGDCTLTAEDKECPDFESFIYRTWGAGIAKHFAIPYNKKIWKVPLTEMETSWLGGRVPLPDLAQIIEGALEPSAKPVGPNARFAYPLQGGFQALMSGFLPLLKGTLKTGAEIVRIQPAQRRVILSDGQRYQYESLISTLPLPELIRMMGTFAPQEIREAAAGLKFTSVRCVNLGIGRANITDKHWVYYPGDTLFHRVFMQGNASPYCNPENGFGLTCEMTYTEDSPLPLTGEALNQRCIEDCIRVGLFTADDEVLTASQTDIPCAYVIYDHQRQANVTKIRQWLSQYGITLSGRYSEWEYYNSDHAFLAGKKAAEALLSASTKTGTPY